Proteins encoded in a region of the Kryptolebias marmoratus isolate JLee-2015 linkage group LG14, ASM164957v2, whole genome shotgun sequence genome:
- the spag8 gene encoding sperm associated antigen 8: protein MAEQTNTLKSKRGKCLRRNWVEERSVAALDEDDSETRSQKHGHKGIIAMDQEAKMETVTTSKATYVSLKSPGVRLKGVRRELLEKRLAQTISEEVRAQLNPPPPGTEFCSTTQKDFCVQGFVSRRPRATKAHDYKSDQAVTFWSESWRRIQGVTPVRSAGAPFRKSALFSTPITERVDEPDPPSDS from the exons ATGGCCGAGCAGACAAACACTTTGAAAagcaaaagaggaaaatgtctGCGTCGTAACTGGGTCGAAGAG AGGTCGGTCGCAGCGCTCGACGAGGACGACTCCGAGACGCGCAGCCAGAAACACGGACACAAGGGGATCATCGCGATGGACCAGGAGGCCAAGATGGAAACCGTCACCACATCCAAAGCAACTTATGTCTCCCTGAAAAGTCCAGGAGTCAGGCTGAAGg GCGTCAGACGAGAGCTTCTGGAGAAACGTCTCGCCCAGACGATAAG CGAGGAGGTCCGTGCCCAACTGAACCCACCGCCACCCGGAACGGAGTTCTGCTCCACAACCCAAAAGGATTTCTGCGTCCAAGGGTTTGTTTCCCGCAGACCGCGCGCCACGAAG gctcATGACTATAAAAGCGACCAGGCCGTCACGTTCTGGAGCGAGAGTTGGCGGCGGATACAG GGCGTCACACCCGTCCGGAGCGCCGGCGCTCCTTTCAGGAAGTCGGCTCTGTTCAGCACACCCATCACCGAGCGAGTGGACGAACCCGACCCGCCGTCTGACAGCTGA